A section of the Neorhizobium galegae bv. orientalis str. HAMBI 540 genome encodes:
- a CDS encoding HlyD family type I secretion periplasmic adaptor subunit: MLVGLVAACMATFLAWAALAEIDEIARGEGKVIPISKTQIIQSSEAGVVQDIAVQVGQVVHKGDLIVQLNNTTTESTLGESVAKARAIGAKIARLQMEEKGEYDQPFVCPADVLKVAKNVCDNEDRLFSANKASYKNKFDVLQERVKQRQNELSEANANIDRLEQNIASSMRQRDLYGPLAKKGLVSQTQLLTIESQLTDQQGQLKVYQESLIRLRGAVDEAKLQVGEISLAVRQQALTDKAQALAELSVIDQTIRGASDRVKRTDIRSPVDGIVNTLEVNTIGAYVDPGRVVAGIVPTADTLLIEARISPRDVAFVRRGQPAIVKITAYDFAIFGGLEGEVTNVSADSIVEKEKGETYYLVQVKTNKSELERNGKSYPIIPGMIASAEIMTGRKTVLSYLMKPINRARSDALTER; encoded by the coding sequence ATGCTGGTCGGCCTGGTGGCGGCCTGCATGGCGACATTCCTCGCCTGGGCCGCACTTGCGGAGATCGACGAGATCGCCCGGGGCGAAGGCAAGGTCATTCCCATTTCCAAAACCCAGATCATCCAGTCGTCCGAAGCCGGCGTTGTGCAGGACATTGCGGTTCAGGTCGGCCAGGTGGTCCACAAAGGCGATCTGATCGTTCAGCTGAACAATACGACAACCGAATCGACGCTCGGCGAATCGGTTGCCAAGGCAAGGGCGATCGGTGCGAAGATCGCACGCCTGCAGATGGAAGAAAAAGGCGAGTACGACCAGCCGTTCGTATGTCCGGCGGATGTCCTGAAGGTCGCCAAGAACGTCTGCGACAACGAAGATCGGCTGTTTTCGGCAAACAAGGCCAGTTACAAGAACAAGTTCGATGTGCTTCAGGAGCGCGTGAAGCAGCGTCAGAATGAACTCAGCGAAGCCAATGCCAATATCGATCGGCTTGAACAGAATATCGCCTCCTCGATGCGGCAGCGCGATCTTTACGGTCCTCTCGCCAAAAAAGGGCTGGTCTCGCAGACGCAGCTTCTGACGATCGAAAGCCAGCTTACGGACCAGCAGGGTCAGCTCAAGGTTTATCAGGAAAGCCTGATACGCCTTCGTGGTGCTGTCGATGAAGCAAAGCTCCAAGTGGGTGAAATTTCATTGGCGGTTCGTCAACAGGCCCTCACCGACAAGGCGCAAGCTCTCGCAGAGCTCTCGGTCATCGATCAAACGATCCGCGGTGCTTCGGACCGCGTCAAGCGTACCGACATTCGCTCGCCGGTCGACGGCATCGTCAATACCCTGGAAGTCAATACGATCGGTGCTTATGTGGATCCGGGCCGTGTGGTTGCCGGAATTGTCCCGACGGCCGATACGCTGCTGATCGAAGCGCGGATATCGCCACGCGACGTCGCGTTCGTCCGCCGCGGGCAACCGGCGATCGTCAAGATCACGGCCTATGATTTCGCGATCTTTGGCGGGCTCGAAGGCGAAGTGACCAACGTTTCCGCTGACAGTATTGTCGAGAAGGAAAAGGGCGAGACTTACTACCTCGTCCAGGTCAAGACCAACAAATCGGAGCTGGAACGCAACGGCAAGTCCTATCCGATCATCCCTGGCATGATTGCGTCAGCGGAAATCATGACGGGCCGCAAGACAGTCCTCAGCTACCTTATGAAGCCTATCAATCGGGCGCGTTCCGATGCGCTTACCGAGCGGTAG
- a CDS encoding ribbon-helix-helix domain-containing protein, protein MSVIEPAGDPLPIIDKEEVEPRFRAVVARNGERRGIRLEKIYWEGLSRMSAAGKITTGDLVQYTAAQMPEAGNLTSLLRVLSLKWALGRLATVEDVSSLENLNALVQASPSPTVVLTREKRLQFFNEPFLVMLRQRLVGEDTSQLMKTLKFSIDTQIEDAMDTLQMNRGKTLNTGFTISCARQVIKGQINLALAPAHEKPMLVGYISRY, encoded by the coding sequence ATGTCCGTCATCGAACCTGCGGGTGACCCGCTGCCGATCATCGACAAGGAAGAAGTCGAGCCGCGTTTTCGCGCGGTTGTCGCGCGCAATGGCGAGCGCCGTGGTATCAGGCTTGAGAAGATTTATTGGGAAGGCCTCAGCCGGATGTCGGCGGCGGGCAAGATAACCACGGGCGATCTGGTTCAGTACACTGCGGCCCAGATGCCGGAAGCGGGCAATCTCACCTCGTTGCTGCGCGTCCTCAGCCTTAAATGGGCGCTTGGGCGGCTGGCGACGGTCGAGGATGTCTCGTCGCTCGAAAATCTCAACGCGCTGGTCCAGGCTTCGCCGTCGCCGACGGTGGTGCTGACACGTGAAAAGCGCCTGCAATTCTTCAACGAGCCGTTTCTCGTCATGCTTCGGCAGCGGTTGGTGGGGGAGGATACGTCGCAGCTGATGAAGACCTTGAAGTTCTCGATCGACACGCAGATCGAGGATGCCATGGATACGCTGCAGATGAACCGTGGCAAGACCTTGAATACCGGCTTCACGATCTCCTGCGCCAGGCAGGTCATCAAGGGTCAGATCAATCTGGCCCTTGCCCCGGCACACGAAAAGCCGATGCTGGTCGGCTATATTTCCCGTTATTGA
- a CDS encoding type I secretion system permease/ATPase, with protein MLNVKLDHADTTPFRTFKTAFRSVASFYGRPTSDIVLFSGLPDEVSESLELDDVEHLAQRIGLEVIRHGERECREGNFDCPAIIVFENGGVLPLLETDPDGNYITDLVPASGNPVKLTRRELVALKPSFGFAFTLYYQNASEHASVGTAGEIERRHWLLRALVPYWRTYIRVIMAALFINLIALGSPLFTMNVYDRVLPNKAFPTLWVLAIGITLAYTFDFLLKTARAALIDHAGRNADLRLSQMIFDKVLNSTLASRPLSTGEYANRVTQYEFVREFFTSNTVGLLIDTAFVFIFLIVIYALSGWLVVIPSVALLLSVLIGLHAQAKIGHRMAAATNEASRRQSLLVETISTIETVKSLRAEAGMLRRWQELMKLSSRTSEEIKHVSSNAVNLTNLVQQMVSVLIVIAGTYEFSEGHLAMGAIIATVMLAGRAGAPLGQIAMALARFRQAMTSLKILDKIMEQPEDRPSTVGFVNREIKQGSFSFQNVSFQYPGSDYKVINQLSLTVAAGERVGIIGRIGSGKTTLGRLLDGLFLPSDGRLLIDGVDIRQYHMSEVRSAVAVAGQSSDLFSGTVKENLLIGRADATDEELLHVSRMTGVEEFVSNHPRGFDMPVGERGSNLSSGQKQALAIARLLLTKPKIVFLDEPSGAMDLASERHLLAKLSTAFSRDTTLLIATHRFSMLELCDRLVVIDKGRIVADGPKAAVLEAMQRKGAKP; from the coding sequence ATGCTCAACGTAAAGCTCGACCACGCAGATACTACGCCGTTTCGGACATTTAAAACTGCATTCAGGTCTGTTGCGAGCTTTTACGGGCGCCCGACGTCAGACATCGTCCTGTTCTCCGGATTGCCGGATGAGGTTTCCGAATCTCTGGAACTGGACGATGTCGAACATCTTGCCCAGCGTATCGGGCTGGAAGTCATCCGCCACGGCGAACGCGAGTGTCGCGAGGGCAATTTCGACTGCCCAGCCATCATCGTCTTCGAGAACGGCGGCGTGCTGCCGTTACTCGAAACCGATCCCGATGGAAACTACATCACAGATCTCGTTCCGGCCTCGGGAAATCCTGTCAAGCTGACGCGTCGGGAACTCGTGGCGCTGAAGCCGAGCTTCGGTTTTGCCTTCACGCTTTATTATCAGAACGCGTCCGAGCATGCCTCGGTGGGTACGGCCGGAGAAATCGAGCGCCGCCACTGGCTGTTGCGGGCGCTGGTTCCCTATTGGCGCACCTATATCCGCGTCATCATGGCTGCGCTGTTCATCAATCTGATTGCGCTCGGATCGCCGCTGTTCACGATGAACGTCTACGACCGCGTGCTTCCCAACAAGGCGTTTCCGACGCTTTGGGTGCTCGCCATCGGCATCACGCTTGCCTATACGTTCGATTTCCTGCTGAAGACCGCGCGTGCCGCCCTCATCGACCATGCCGGGCGAAACGCGGATTTGCGCCTGTCTCAGATGATCTTCGACAAGGTGCTGAATTCGACGCTCGCTTCGCGTCCGCTGTCGACGGGCGAATATGCCAACCGTGTCACGCAGTACGAGTTCGTCCGTGAATTCTTCACGTCCAACACTGTCGGCCTGCTGATCGATACGGCGTTCGTGTTCATCTTCCTGATCGTGATCTACGCGCTTTCAGGTTGGCTTGTGGTGATCCCTTCCGTGGCCTTGCTGCTTTCGGTGCTGATCGGTCTGCATGCCCAGGCCAAGATCGGTCACCGCATGGCGGCGGCCACCAACGAGGCGTCACGCCGTCAGTCGCTGCTGGTCGAGACGATTTCGACGATCGAGACCGTGAAGAGCCTTCGTGCCGAAGCGGGCATGCTGCGTCGCTGGCAGGAGCTGATGAAGCTCTCGAGCCGCACCAGCGAAGAAATCAAGCATGTCTCTTCGAATGCGGTGAACCTCACCAATCTTGTCCAGCAGATGGTCAGCGTCCTGATCGTGATCGCCGGTACCTATGAGTTTTCGGAGGGCCATCTGGCAATGGGCGCGATCATCGCGACCGTCATGCTGGCAGGCCGCGCTGGCGCTCCGCTCGGCCAGATCGCCATGGCGCTTGCGCGTTTCCGGCAGGCAATGACGTCGCTCAAGATCCTCGACAAGATCATGGAGCAGCCGGAGGACCGTCCGTCCACGGTGGGTTTCGTGAACCGCGAGATCAAGCAGGGCAGCTTCAGCTTCCAGAATGTCTCTTTTCAATACCCGGGATCTGACTACAAGGTCATCAATCAGCTTTCGTTGACCGTCGCTGCCGGGGAGCGGGTCGGGATCATCGGGCGCATCGGCTCGGGCAAGACGACGCTTGGCCGCCTTCTCGACGGTCTCTTCCTGCCGTCCGATGGTCGCCTGTTGATCGACGGCGTCGATATTCGCCAGTACCACATGTCCGAAGTCCGTTCGGCGGTGGCAGTAGCCGGGCAATCATCCGATCTGTTTTCGGGGACGGTGAAGGAAAACCTGCTGATCGGCCGTGCCGATGCGACGGACGAGGAATTGCTCCACGTGTCGCGGATGACCGGCGTCGAAGAGTTTGTTTCCAACCATCCGCGTGGTTTCGACATGCCGGTCGGCGAACGCGGCAGCAATCTCTCCAGCGGCCAGAAACAGGCTCTGGCGATCGCGCGCCTGCTGCTGACCAAGCCGAAGATCGTCTTTCTTGACGAGCCGTCAGGCGCCATGGATCTTGCGAGCGAGCGCCATCTGCTCGCCAAGCTGTCGACCGCATTCAGCCGCGACACGACGCTGCTGATCGCCACGCACCGTTTCAGCATGCTGGAACTGTGCGACCGCCTTGTGGTGATCGACAAGGGCCGCATCGTTGCCGACGGGCCGAAGGCTGCCGTGCTCGAGGCGATGCAGCGCAAGGGAGCAAAGCCGTGA
- a CDS encoding transglutaminase-like cysteine peptidase produces MASLAFGNVQVAAAFQTFSELGSKIALPAARPANVTEVAIKPGDLYPSRRVEPAPSNGAVFDTVAIPFKRLAALKKLAPALEEMDNGTAVKCNGKGCSPAFAAIQLVGMNTSQSSLRDKLNAVNAAVNQSIRYRTDQDAYKVADRWSTPQETLSLQQGDCEDFAILKMAALRAEGIDPNQMSIVVLFDQKRHFYHAILSVEAGGKFFILDNMRNQVLLDTQLPDYMPLYSIKGGKGFLHGSRRKDQNVAMVTPLEKIAPGEGANF; encoded by the coding sequence ATGGCTTCGCTTGCATTCGGAAACGTACAGGTTGCCGCAGCATTTCAGACATTCAGCGAGCTCGGCTCGAAGATCGCTCTGCCTGCGGCAAGACCTGCGAACGTGACCGAGGTCGCAATCAAGCCGGGCGACCTTTACCCATCCCGGCGAGTAGAACCAGCACCGTCCAACGGCGCCGTGTTCGATACGGTGGCTATTCCTTTCAAGCGGCTTGCCGCCTTGAAGAAGCTCGCTCCGGCTCTCGAAGAGATGGACAATGGCACCGCGGTGAAATGCAACGGCAAGGGCTGCAGCCCTGCCTTTGCCGCCATCCAGCTTGTCGGCATGAACACGTCGCAATCGTCGCTCCGCGACAAGCTGAATGCCGTCAACGCCGCAGTGAACCAGTCCATCCGTTACCGCACCGACCAGGACGCCTACAAGGTCGCCGACCGCTGGAGCACTCCCCAGGAAACGCTGAGCCTACAGCAGGGCGATTGCGAAGATTTCGCGATCCTCAAGATGGCGGCGCTTCGTGCGGAAGGCATCGACCCCAACCAGATGTCGATCGTCGTCCTGTTCGACCAGAAGCGCCACTTTTACCATGCCATCCTCTCGGTCGAAGCCGGCGGCAAGTTCTTCATTCTCGACAACATGCGCAATCAGGTTCTCCTCGATACCCAGCTTCCCGACTACATGCCGCTCTATTCTATCAAAGGCGGCAAGGGCTTCCTGCATGGCTCACGCCGCAAGGACCAGAACGTGGCGATGGTGACGCCGCTGGAAAAGATTGCGCCGGGCGAAGGCGCCAACTTCTAA
- a CDS encoding TolC family outer membrane protein: MTLDEAVAKTLKTNPQIMQAVENREAVEFELRQARGLYLPSIDLQAGVSRRRLSNSSTGTLTRDYENFKGSDASLTITQTLFDGGSRRSQVEQQASRVDGASFRVVERSESLALQVTQDYLEYILQSKIVAIAQQNVAAHNQILGDIGASIQGGALTDADRLQGRERLEAARARLREAQEELELTKIRFLKTVGEPIGPVKVPVSLAKFVPKTLNDTIFIAKKNSPQIHAADADVDAADAGVRGSRANYLPKVDLQGSARVGNDIDGNQGNTNDVQVGVTARWNLYRGGIDQAREQEQIRRASEQRYGLAQAHREVEESIRSAWNERSGRGELAAILARQSSTNGSLVTSYREQFKVNQRSLLDVLDAQNTRFNTSILAETARFASLFAEYKILAASGSLLQSMKLKPVGQAEAYARNEFAVPGGVTNPGYVEVDSRQKAGMPMDLLAPIRQ; the protein is encoded by the coding sequence ATGACGCTTGATGAAGCGGTAGCAAAAACCTTGAAAACGAACCCGCAGATCATGCAGGCGGTAGAAAACCGCGAGGCTGTGGAATTCGAGTTGAGGCAGGCAAGGGGTCTTTATCTTCCTTCGATAGATTTGCAGGCGGGCGTAAGCCGGCGTAGACTGTCGAACAGCAGTACAGGTACGCTTACCCGCGACTATGAAAACTTCAAAGGGTCCGACGCGAGCCTGACGATTACTCAAACGTTGTTTGACGGCGGTAGTCGCCGTTCTCAGGTCGAGCAGCAGGCATCGCGCGTTGATGGCGCTTCGTTCCGCGTTGTTGAGCGGTCCGAGTCGCTGGCTCTTCAGGTCACTCAAGATTATCTCGAGTATATCCTTCAGTCCAAGATCGTCGCTATTGCGCAGCAGAACGTCGCTGCCCACAATCAGATCCTCGGCGATATCGGCGCCAGCATCCAGGGTGGTGCGCTGACCGACGCCGATCGTCTGCAGGGCCGCGAGCGACTCGAGGCGGCACGTGCCCGGTTGCGCGAAGCCCAGGAAGAACTGGAGCTCACGAAGATCCGTTTCCTGAAGACGGTCGGCGAACCGATCGGCCCTGTAAAGGTGCCGGTATCGCTTGCGAAGTTCGTCCCGAAGACGCTCAACGATACAATCTTCATCGCCAAGAAAAACAGCCCGCAGATTCATGCGGCCGATGCCGATGTCGATGCGGCGGATGCCGGTGTGCGTGGCTCGCGCGCCAACTATCTCCCGAAGGTCGATCTTCAGGGTAGTGCGCGGGTCGGCAACGACATCGATGGCAACCAGGGCAATACCAACGACGTTCAGGTCGGTGTGACCGCCCGCTGGAACCTCTATCGCGGTGGTATCGATCAGGCGCGCGAGCAGGAGCAGATCCGTCGCGCCAGCGAACAGCGTTACGGTTTGGCCCAGGCCCATCGCGAGGTCGAAGAATCCATTCGCTCCGCATGGAACGAGCGTAGCGGCCGCGGCGAACTGGCCGCGATCCTGGCGCGCCAGTCCTCGACGAACGGCAGCCTTGTGACCTCGTATCGCGAACAGTTCAAGGTCAATCAGCGTTCGCTTCTCGACGTGCTGGATGCCCAGAACACCCGTTTCAACACCAGCATTCTTGCGGAAACCGCACGATTTGCTTCCCTTTTCGCCGAATACAAGATCTTGGCCGCATCCGGCAGTCTGCTTCAATCGATGAAGCTGAAGCCGGTCGGTCAGGCTGAGGCGTATGCCCGGAATGAGTTTGCTGTCCCGGGTGGCGTCACGAATCCTGGCTATGTCGAAGTTGACTCCCGTCAAAAGGCTGGCATGCCCATGGATCTCCTGGCGCCGATCCGACAGTAA